The DNA window TAAGAAGCTTCCTTTTGAAGACCGGATTTTTGATAAGATTTTCACTGTTAATACCGTGTACTTCTGGGAAAATCCGGTTGAGTTTTTAAATGAGATCTACAGAGTACTGAAAGATGACGGAACCTTTGTTCTTACTTTCGGACAGCGCGATTTCATGGAGAAATTGCCCTTTACAGCTTACGATTTTACCTTGTACAACAATAATGAAATGGAGGAACTGATTTCCAAAAGTCAATTCAAAAGGATGAAAACTTCTGAAAAGGAAGAAGAAATAAAAAGTAAAACGGGAGAAGAAACAATACAAAGAATTTATACAATTTTAACCATAAAAAAATAAGTAATGAGCACATTAGTTAATGATTTAAAGGAAAAATGGGAAGCTCTGAAAGCAGAAAATCCACATATCAGAATAAGAAATGCAGCGGCACAATTAGAAGTGAGCGAAGCAGAATTATTAGCAACCAGTATCGGTGAAGGAGTAACTGTCCTGAACCCGGATTTTCCTGGTATCCTTACTGAGGCTGAGCAATTAGGAAAAGTAATGGCTCTTACCCGTAATGATGAATGTGTTCATGAAAGAAAAGGAGTTTACCAGAATGGTGATTTCTCAAGCCCTCATGCACAGCTTTTTGTAGGCGAAGATATTGACCTTAGAATTTTCCTTAATCACTGGAAATTTGCTTTTGCAGTAGTAGAAGGAGATAAGAAAAGCTTACAGTTTTTTGGAAAAGACGGTTTAGCACTTCACAAAATCTATTTGACTAAAAACAGCAATGAAGAAGCTTTCGATGCAATTGTGGCAAAATTCAAGGCAGAAGATCAGAATCAGACTTTAACATTTGAAGCGGTAGCTCCAAAACAAGCTGAAAAGGCAGATTCTGAAATCGATACAGAGGGATTCAAAAAAGCATGGACAGAATTAAAAGATACTCATGATTTCTTTATGATGACCAGAAAATTCGGAGTAAGCAGAACACAGGCCTTAAGATTGGCTCCGGAAGGTTTCACAAAGAAAATTGATAATGCTAAAGTAGTGAATGTGCTGGAAGAAGCTTCTGAAAAAAATACTCCTATTATGGCTTTTGTCGGAAACAGAGGGATTATCCAGATTCACACAGGAAATATCAAGAAAACACTTTGGCACCAGCAATGGTTCAATGTAATGGATCCGGACTTCAACCTGCATCTGGATGTAACGAAAATTGCAGAAGCATGGATCGTTAAAAAGCCAACTGAGGATGGAGAGGTAACAGCTATTGAAGTATTCAACAAAGAAGGAGACTTTATCGTTCAGTTTTTCGGTAAAAGAAAACCTGGAATTCCGGAGCTTCAGGAATGGAAAGATCTTGTGGCAACATTAGAGAAATAATAATTAGATGATTTGAATAAGACCGTTTTGTTTGTAAAATTCAAAGCGGTCTTTTTTATGGTAAAAAGATGAAAATACAAATTGACAAATAAGAGAATTTGGTGTACCAGTGATAGTTGTGCTAAGATATTTGTGTAATTTGTGGTTAATTTAAATAATAGATAAAAAATGAAGAATATTCTCATAATGATTTTGCTTACCGGTTTTTGTTCATTACAGGCACAGGACTTTAAAGCATATCAGTTTTATGATAAAAAAGGGAAGGAGATACAGACAGATAAAATAGTTAAAGAGCTGGCAGATTATGATGTGGTCTTCTTTGGAGAAAATCATAACAGCTCGGTGAATCACTGGCTCCAATTAAAAATTACAGAAGCTTTATATC is part of the Chryseobacterium lactis genome and encodes:
- a CDS encoding hemin-degrading factor, which codes for MSTLVNDLKEKWEALKAENPHIRIRNAAAQLEVSEAELLATSIGEGVTVLNPDFPGILTEAEQLGKVMALTRNDECVHERKGVYQNGDFSSPHAQLFVGEDIDLRIFLNHWKFAFAVVEGDKKSLQFFGKDGLALHKIYLTKNSNEEAFDAIVAKFKAEDQNQTLTFEAVAPKQAEKADSEIDTEGFKKAWTELKDTHDFFMMTRKFGVSRTQALRLAPEGFTKKIDNAKVVNVLEEASEKNTPIMAFVGNRGIIQIHTGNIKKTLWHQQWFNVMDPDFNLHLDVTKIAEAWIVKKPTEDGEVTAIEVFNKEGDFIVQFFGKRKPGIPELQEWKDLVATLEK
- a CDS encoding class I SAM-dependent methyltransferase — protein: MEKEELKILAQNLANPQGEKGVEIGEMMNATNISMTLESIKALVIEDHENILEIGHGNAGHLKSIFKLAKNLSYTGIDISETMHNEARKLNKEFENHADFVLYEGKKLPFEDRIFDKIFTVNTVYFWENPVEFLNEIYRVLKDDGTFVLTFGQRDFMEKLPFTAYDFTLYNNNEMEELISKSQFKRMKTSEKEEEIKSKTGEETIQRIYTILTIKK